tgggtGTACCCTCAATggttgagccttgttgggaacggttgacgtgagcaCCCCCTTGCCtgacgtgatcggttgggtgagtcgcatggtcctcgcgtcgtgtgggtaaagtagtacacccttgcaaggttataatcaatttgaattgccgcgctctcggatttGAGCAATctcttggttcgtcgaattctTCATAGAGAATTTCGGTGTTGTTGGCTTTGGATTCGTGTCATAGTAATGACCTTATGTTTAttatattactctcttaatcaactaaaatattTTGGGGGTTGGGCAACATTAATTAAGTTCGCTAGGTGATAGTCTAGACAGCTcctgcttatgcaataattacttaaccctaaaggctttacttgagcctttgcatgatccttgtttgtttaatcgcgtaagtcttgcggagtacctttgtactcaggttgcttctaAACTTAGTTGTAGGTGAAcacgaagtggtgttcggccacttctacccgcCGATCCTGGTGctggggaggagtaggtcgttgagactgtgatggtgtccttgagcaaggcaccATTATcttttagtttttctcgcagcaGAACTCCGTGAGAacatgtaaatataataatcttTAAGTTTCTGTATAATATGGCttccgtgagcccaaggcttgtaatggaGATTAGTTTGAACCTtcctatgttgaacttgtaaAATTAAGTTTTGAACTCTGGtaatgtaaaactgctctttgtggttcattgacgatgtattcgattgtaaacggtatgtgtatatgctgattctgggcgtatgttagagcacataccgggactaccggatttaatattattttaggcaaatgacgtgtcggttattcgtgtctctagatgtggggtAACACGTGGCATGCTCtctggcaagcacgtgttaactatCATCTGGAAAATAATGACCGGTGGTTTgtttaaaatagtattaaattgggcggttctcacaattCGCTTAGCTTGTCAGCCAACAAGCCAGCAGTTCTGTTCTCTCCTATTAAATCAGCACTaaccaccagctaccagccagtcagcagtattaTTCTCTCATAATagatcagcaccagccatcagccacagaTAACGGAACACATGCTGTCTCTTTGCGATAAAAGTTCACCTCTCCCGGCCTGAAATATTTTCCCTGGATGGTATGAGGTCGACGAAGGCCCGAGGCAGATGCTCGACGAGGTCTCATTTTTCCTGACCAAAAAAATACATAaaaaggagaggaggaagattttttttattggcAGACGCACAAGGCGTGATAAAACTCGATGCTTTGAGTCGATGGAGAAGCGTCAATGGTCTGAGACTGAGAGAGCCACTGAGGTTGTTAGTGAGTCGGCACAAATTCGGATTCGTAGGGAAGGAAACGCAGTGTCAAGCCCTTGCTCCCTTGCTCCCTACCCAATCTACGGACTGAATACAATGGTTGAAGAATAATTTGTCACGCTGCTCAAATGCATTTACCTTATCACTTTGTATGATTGTATCCTACTAAACATGATGCCAGTttcacccgcaaaaaaaaaaacatgatgcCAGTTGTGTCTCTGTTGTGGTATGAAAAAAAATCGCTTCTGACATCCCGAGTATCAGACATGGATCTCACCAAAGGGTGTGTGcccttttcagaaaaaaaaatatttggggATGCGCATAAAAAGGAGATGCTGAATGACAAGAAAGAAGGCAGGAGGAAAGAATATGCCCAAGATGTTAAATTCATTCATGTTGATTGAAACTACAATGAAATTCCAATGAGTCAATTCACCCTTGCAAATTTTGGAATAAGCATAGCAGAAACAGTTCATTTATTGGAACTCCTAATTCCCAAAACCATGCCGCTAGTCAATCAGACATACGAACTCGAAATGTTTTAACCTTCCCAGTGAAGCTAATTTCAAATGGCTCGATATGCTTCGATTGATAAATTTGTCAAAGTAGCTTTCTGCCACCTCAAAAACACTTGTCCGCGCATCAGTCACACACTACTCCTGATCTTGTGATCCTCAGGTTAAACGCTCAATTTctcaaaaaataaatataacaaaaacACTTGTCCGTACTCTGATCTTGTGATCCTCAGGTTAAACGCTCACTTTCTCAAAAATACATATAAAAACACGTTTTCAAGTGGTAAGGCAGATCATTGTGGTATGTTCAAGTGACGGACTGGTTTCCAGCTCTGCACCCAAAAATCTTCTGCCAGTGATCTTCACTGTGCACTGGCTAAAGGGAGTACCCTCACAATTAACTCTGCTGCCAAAAATTCTTCTGAAAAAAAGGTTACTGGATTCATAATGAGTGAGAGGTTCGATTTCATATGCTCAGTCGTACTCACGGAAAACCCAGCAAATATTCAACAGTTTTCATCCGAAATCATGCAGCCACAGAACAGGTCTCGACAAAAGTGTGGTGCAATATCAAACATGGACTGGGAAGTTCATATCAACTTAAGATAGATTCCTAGACACATAAACGACTGAAAGTAACCCAAAAGCATCATCACTCTGCAGCAGCAACCTCCTGTCCAGCCATGGCTTCGTCCGTGTCGGCAGGCCTCTCCAGCTTGGTGCCAACATCTTCCTTGTAGTCACCATGGACCTGGGAGTCACACACAGTATTAGATCAAGCAACAGTTACAAAACTACATGAAGACCCAATTACTTTGCTTAGAGTAGTTACCTCCATGAGCTTTCCCAAGTCGAACTTGGGTGCCTTCAGGATTTTCACCTTCCGGATGAAAACATTCTGGAGTGGGAAAATGCTTGATGTTGCTTTCTCAATCTCCTTGCCAATGACCTCTGGTATAAACTTCGACACAAGCTCTTTCAGGTCACATGTTGACGCTTGGTTCGACATGATGTCCACCATCTTACTCCGGATCTGCACAAAGAAATTATGTTAATCAATATAAAGAGCCACTAGACTAGCTCATGGAGTTTCAAGCCTCTTTAACACATGAGATATCTCCAGAACTGTTACCTGACGGATCTGGCTCGCCTGGGCGTAGCAGGTGCGCTTCACTTGATTGGGGCGTCTTTTGGTGAAGCCAATGCAGAAAAGTCTGAGCATGTAGTTGTCAGTTGTCTTGACATCTACATGAGCCTCAATGAGGGTCTGCCACTTCTTCACCAGTGACCTGAGCTTGTCAGTGGTGAAGTCCATGCCCTAACAAGATGCCAAGCTGTTTAGGCACATGATATAGAACATAGGGTGAGCAACTGTGTGCAGTGAACCATAGATCATTACCCAAAAGTTTGTGAGCACGTTCCTTCCTTGCACATCTTCTGCACGAAGTCTGATCTTCCTGTACGCCTGATCCTCATCGCTCTGAAGATCAGCCAAGGAGACCTCGAACACTCTGTGCTTCAGTCCTTCAGAGGCAATCTGAAAACAAAAGTAAGAAACTGAGCTGCAGGTAATTATAATCACTagtaaatttaaattaaaaagtGTAGACAGAGAATTCTAATAAAACTACAGAGGAACTAGCAGAGGTACATAAATTCACTGATCCTCTCAGCACACATCCTTCCATATAGTTAATATCCCTGTTCCGCTAGGCGCTCGCCTAGGCGCGATTCCAATCAATTAATCGCAAGGCGAGGCCCGTCGCCTGGCCTAGGGGGGTAGGCGGACCCCTAGGCGGGcacagctcggcggcggcgccggtgggggtggagAAGCGTCCGGCGGAGGGCGCCAGTGGAGGAGGAAGCAGGGGACGGGCCGGCGGAggtacgggcggcggcggcggaggaggaggcaggggcagGCGCGGAGGAAGAGgcagggcggcagcagcggcgcagaggaggcagggcggcggcgttgggAAGGGAAGGAGGCAGGGGCGtcgggaaggggaaggagaggaggatAGGGGAGGAGATAAGGTGGGAGGTGGGCTGTTGGGCCATCGAGCCGCTTTGATGGGCTTATTTTTTGACTCTAAGGCTTAGTGGTcctctgtttttttcttttagagGTATATATGATGTATATAAGAATGTATATGTACGTATATGGTACCGCCTAGCAAGCCGCCTTGAAACGCCTAGGCTCGATTAATCCCGACTAGGCTCTAGGCTGCGGGTCACCGCCTAGAatccgcctagcgcctagcggaACCATGGTTAATAATAAAAATTATCTGTAATCAAGCCAAGGGCAAAGGCCAATAGTTGCTAAAGCTCTCAGAAGCATGGGTAGCAATTCTTTTACATGTACAGAGATGGACAAGAGCTAAACTATACAGTGCATAATCAGATATTCAAAACAAAAGATGAAATTTATTGCCATCAGCATCCTTATGTGGACATGCTACAAATAGTGAACCAAAAAGCATATACATCAATATAATCCTCATATAAACACCAAACAATTCTGCCTTAATGCATCCATAACTTATTTTTACACCAACTGAAACCAACAACCATCCCATCCTAAAATGAAGACCAAACAATTCAACACAGACTACCATAAAACAGGAACTACATATAAATCAAAGGAATTGCataaaaaataagaaataatATCCCAGGGTTGGTAATTCGTATGATTTCACAAAAGATACTATACTTATGGAAAATTGTTCTGTAACCTAAGCAAAGCCAGGACAAAGGCCAAGAGTTGTTAAAAAAATCCTAGCACTGGTACTGATTCATTTGCCAATATAATGATGAATGTAAAAAACAAACCAAACTGTGCATGATCAGGAAATAAACCAAATAAAGGATGATTCATTGCCATTAGCATCAACTTATGTAAACTTGCTACAGAATAGTGAATTGAAAGGCATAACAGGACATCAGAAATCAAGTCAATACTCATAACACCCAATAACTAGGACATAATGCTTTCATAGCTTATATTTACACCAACTACAAGTCTACAACCTACAAACATCCCATCTttaagatcaagacttcaattcAAGACAGCAAAGTTCCTGTTGGACTACTGTAAAATAGGGACCTACGCATCTAACAAACCGACCCTACCTACGCATCTCAACGACTAAAGCAAGAACAACTTCACCACGGTAAACGACGCCGCGGCACGATTCGCCAACTAGAGCGAGCCAGAGAAGAGTGGCGGGCCTACCTTGGTACCCTGGGTCCTGGACACCAAAGTCTTGCCGACGTTCCTCACGCTGAACACCGACGGGGCCTTGATGTCATACCAGTCCTTCTTGGCGAAGGGGTCGACGCTGCAAGGCAAGACATGCAGTCACCATGAAACAGATCAGCGCCGGCTCTCCAGAGGATGCCGCGAAACCGACGATTTCGCATCTGCAGAACGGACGGCGGAGAGAAGGGAAGAGGGCGCGGGGACTCacatcttcttcttgccgccctTCCTCCCCTTGGAGATGCGCTTGTTTTTCCCGACGGCCATGGCTGCgcgcgaggagggcggcgcggcggcggcgggggggagGCGCTTGCAGGCTCGGGAGCGGGAGTGCTAGGGTTGCTCCGGGCGGCCTTTTGTAGGCGGATTGTTATGGGCCGCGTTGATAGTTGGGCCTGCGAACGCCGCAGGGGCCTGGTGGCACACAGCCCAGTAGCATATGAGAGAGACGTGTGCCTGGTGGCACAGCACTTGGGCTTCGGTGACCTGGACCGAGCGGAGCCCGGCAGCCGACCCAATCCGATCGCGACGTGGGCCTCCAGTCACGGCCAGCAATTCGGCCCCGCGAGCGAGAGAGACGGCCGGCCCGATCGCAGCCGAGCGTTGCGAGCTGGATCCTCTGTTTTCCCCTGGAGCATTCCATACTTCCATCATTCCATGTGTCTGGCCAGACCCAACATCAGTGATTGACAAATTTGCCCTCAGGCGTCAGCGATTAAGAAACGACAGGCTAAGTGATAAACAAGCGAGTCGAAAGGAGGGCCGGCACAAGAAAGCGTTGAAACTTGACTTGTATACCAGCAAATGTATACTACGCGCTTGCTCTTGTGCACTCACAGGAGACGAAGCAATTCGTAAAAACTGCAGCACTAGGCAACACGAAGTTATCTCATACAGTACAGCCTACTGTCATGCAGGACAAATCATCGATGCTGGTAaatgatactccctccgttctaaattataagtcattccaaaaattttggagagtcaaaagttttaaagtttgaccaaatttatacaacaagataataatatttacgataccaattaagtatcattagatttttttgttagttatattttcatagtaaacttatttgatatcataaatctttgtgtttcgtTTTAtagttttggtcaaactttgagatagtttgactctccaagattcttggaatgacttataatttagaacggagggagtagttcatTATTTGCACATTGTCATACCAACTCCATCATACAATTTGTCATGTGTGCCACTACAATCTTGTGCTAGATTATTTGATCGACTGACACACATATCTTGCTGTAAATTTCAGGACACGTAATGTGAATTTGACTTGCGCCATTCTATCTCCAGAAGAAGATACTCTACCTTACACCTCACCAAAGTTACTCACCGGTTTACATGCAGACAAAACTTAATTATAGGTAATTAGGTACGCACAAAGCCATCACAAACAGCTGTTACCGCGCAAGAAAATCATTTTATTACTACTTAGCAATCGAGACACGACATGCAATGCAACAGTGCCATCCCCACACATTAATCGTACAGTTGTCACGCATGCCGCTACTAATGTGCAAGTAAATACCTATCTCGCACGTGCAACGCCGGGATGCCGCCATGGCGCCACCTGTCATCCTAGTAGATTTAACACGTCATCCAACTTCGAGGTGGCGGCCCTCCACGTCGGAGGCCCCTCCCCTCTCGAAAGGAACCCACCTTCTCTCTCCATTGGCGGGGCCCACGtggttctctctctcctctcggtTTTTTGCTTTGCTTCGATTCCATGCATGGATTTCTCCTCCCCCCAAGCCCAACCGCACCCGTCGCCCCAACAAAACCTCCGAGCAGATCACGACCTCCGCCAGCTTCGCCATCCGCTTAACCGCACCACCCTACCTTTCCTCCCCTCTTACTCCTTCAGCACTGGGCTAGCCTCAAGCTttgctcttcctcctctcccccaGCCCAGATCTCCGACGCTCCGATCCTCCACCAAGCGCCGCAGATCGTCCTTCCCCCGATCGCGTCTTGATGGCGCTCCGGGCCGGTTTCTTGATCCCCCGGCCCTGAATTCTAGCTCCCCGCTTCGTGATGGATGCCGTGGAGATGGAGCTCGCTGCGGTGAGGCATGGATGCAAGGTCTGCGGGAAGAGCTTCTCGAGCGGCCGGTCGCTCGGGGGGCACATGCGGTCGCACCTCTcgctcggcgaggcggcggcggagggtgacGCCGCCGAAGAGCTGGCACGTGCTGCGGCGAACGGTGGGCGGATCCCCAACGGCGTGGTTGGGTACGGGCTGAGGGAGAATCCCAGGAAGACGCGGCGGCTGTCCGACTTCGCcgacgaggagaaggaggaggacggcggcggcgatggtgatGGGGATGACGAGCACAAGGCGTGCCGGGAGTGCGGGAAGCTGTTCGCGTCGTGGAGGTCGCTGTTCCGGCACATGCGGAGCCATGCGTCTGGCGGAAGGGAtcgcgacgaggaggaggacgtggaCATGGAAGAGGAATTCGTTCCAGAGGCAGCGGAGGTAGAGGAAGCAGAGGTGGTAGTACGGGCAGTCGAGGCGCCTCTGCTGGAGCCGGCGGCCGTCACGGCGCTGGCCGCAGCCCCTAGGCGGAGGCGCCGATCGATGCgcgtggcggcgccgccccccgcGCGGCCACCGGTGCCGTGCGGGTTCGACAAGGAGCCGGAGGACGTCGCGCTCTGCCTCCTGATGCTCTCGCGCAACACCGGCGTGTGGAGCTCGCCGGTCAAAGAGGAGCGCTCCGACAGCGCGAAGAAGCGGGCGGGCCTCCCGAGAAGCGGCGGCGCTCACAATTCCGACGACGCCTCGGCCCTGCTCCAGCACGGCGACGCCAAGATCAAGGGCCGCGTCCCCATGGGCAGGAAGCGAAGCTCGCCGAAGCTGCAGCGCGAGGCCATGGCGCCGAAGCGGACCCGGTACGAGTGCCCCGGGTGCGGCAAGGTGTTCAGCTCGTACCAGGCGCTCGGCGGCCACCGCGCGAGCCACAAACGGATCAACACCAGCTGCAGCGCCCCTAaggtcgcccccgccgccgccgcatccctcgCGCCGGAGCCGAGCACCGAGACGTACGCGTCGTTCAGCACCCTGTCCCAGTCGGCGTCGCCGGACTCGGTGGCCACCGGCTTTGGCAAGCTCGATGCTCAGGCGGCGGCCGAAGCGGCCGCGGAAAAGTTCGCGTGCCCGGTCTGCTTCAGGGTGTTCTCGTCGGGGCAGGAGCTCAGCGGGCACAAGCGGTTGCACTTGATGCCCGCCGCCGGTGGTGAGCTCTACGCCGGCGAGGCGGAACAGGACCAGGAGCAGCATTCGGCGGCCGGGTTCCTTGATCTCAACTTCCCGCCGGCTCCACCGGAGGAGGCATGAAGCTCGGCGCATCGGCCCCGCTGGCTGAACCAAGCTTGATCCGCAAATCAAGGTGATCAATGGTGAGGATATGTACAGATTCAattcatttcctttttttgcAAGCTTCAGGGAAGAGGAAGATTAAGAAGAGGTCGAGTTTCTCAGTTTACTTCAAATTCTTTTAGCATTTCTGTTCTTCAGGGTACTAGTAGACCAATAAGCTATGATGATCTGAGCTCACAGTAGCCGAGCTGGTTCAGTTAACAGATGCTAAGATTAGCTCGAAAAGCATTGCTGTTTGACTTGGTCGTTGTGTTATTTTTAAACTTGGCGCATATGCTTGCTGAAGTTAGCTAACAATCCCCCGTGATTTTCTCGGTCAATGCCGATCTTTGCTCCGCTCCTACTTTTGCTCACCAATCTGAGACGAGATCTGCCTTGTGCGAGGATGAAGCGGATTAGCTGCCTCAAAGTAACCAACTGCTTCAGCTGCTGCATGCTTAGAGCAAGATTAATAATACAGCCAGCTGCTGACTGTAAGGATTCTTGCATTCTACCTCTCAGCCCATTTGTATAGTAGTTAGCCCATCATCATTAATGTGAGGCCCACCTGTCTCTCTCACAAGTTTTCTTGGTTCTTGTGTCGAAGTTGACTGCAAGTTTGCAGCccacctctcttctctctcatctTCTCTCCCCTCTACCTCAGCATTTAGTCTATTTACAGCCtactataatacttgctcttatggGTACCACGGTGTCATGCTACTGGTTGGTAGCTCTGAATTGGGAAACACATTGCACATACCTGAGACTGAGAGAGAAGCAAGCAACACGAGTACTGTACCATACATCTCTGACAGACAGCACTGCAATTCAGTGCGGTAATGTGCGTAAAGAAGGCACTGTGTTGTGCAAGCTAGGACGATCAATGGCGGTGTCGAGTATGTGAGCCAACTGAAACAGGAGGTGGGCAGCTTCAAGCAAGGGGAGGGCCAACGAGTACAGTGATGGAAGCTCAGGAGCTGCAAGCCGTCAGTCTCAGTGAGAAACAAAATGATCGGTTAGAACAGTGGAACAGGATATCTTTATGCAGCATATGGGTACTGCTGAAGAAAGAGGTTTGGCATGCATGTGTGTGATGGCATGTGGGCTCAGATAGTGCAGTGTGCAGAGAGGTTGTTCACTTGTCCACCAGAACTTTGGACAAGTCTTCTCGGTCACCATTCCGgtctccccctctctcttcttGGTTGCTTTAGCAAGCTTGCGGCGAGatagtttatatttttttccaagCTAAAGATTAGTATAAATCGTAATCATGCCATCTTTTGTTTCCATCTGTTTATCTCTCTCTAGTCTCTAGAGACGTACAGACAGCTCACGCAAATGTTGTGTTGTCACTGTTGCTCATGTCCCTTTCTTGTTCGCCTTCGTTGAACTAGCTTTGCCTCGGGAGGCACGCAGGACACTTGCTCCAACTCTGCCGAAATTTCTATCATCCACTGCTAAGCACAAAAATAGCTTGCAGCCTGCTGCCTGCAGAAGCCTTgattcttctctttgtttggaCCGGAGGTGTTAGCAGGTGGGCAACATCACGCATGCATTTTATTTGTTCAGGTCACATCTGTGTATGCATGTAGCATATTCCTTGCTTCGGCTCAGCACACTGCATCGGAGAACAATGTTCCATAGGCCCATCGTGCAGGAGTATACAGGTGCTAGTATCACGCAGCTCTGCCACTGATCAAAACTGAAAAAGGTTGATAGCCAAGATGCGACAAAGATTGTGAATTTGTTCTAAATTTGTGGTGCTAGCTTGATGGCTAcgattttctcttcttccttttttttttttgggagacACGGCAGCTTCAATAGGTGCGATGGCGATCTCCGAGCACCTCTTTTATCGGTGCCAAACGGATGGGACCACGGCCTTGTACCGGTCTTCTTCTCCATCCCATTAGGTGGTGGAGCTCTCGATGTTGGTAACCCACAAGTTGGGCGAGCTTCCTCTTTTCTTTATGGCGCCAAGATTTGGTAGCGGGCTCATTTTGACCACGGATTATATAGCAGCAGAGCCAATCCGCGTGTGGTCTCTGCTGATGCTTTAGATTCTGCAGATTCAAGTGCTCATGTGCTTCAAGCCTGGCTGGGTACTTCAAGCGTCCCCTTAtcagagaagacttaaatgtgatacaaaacaccagtcccagaaggctgatgccacatttattacatcaaatggttcaaaaccgtacaaatcttggaggacactcgatacagataatgataataagtaaccaaactacgacataacaccagaccgcaaaccacatggggtctagcgcgggctcagagtattgcgacagcgaaggcatctcgacagggccggttccacaggcaaggttgggtgtagaacgataaccctactcagcgtcgtctggtacgaagtctggatcttcctctgtaaaaagtaagaatggggtgagtacgaacgtactcagcaagtccaaccacacccacggagggggttatatcagaataatatgcataggtatatCAAGGATAAAGttatggtttaatttgcggaaagctaaattttatgcaggggtttatttagcagaaaacatttcagaaaccagtttttgttttgagtaacatggagtttaagttttaaactgctaccggactccccgtccgtcgtagcacacggcacaactgccggacacaattccaaaacaactcacaccatcccatcccaagaaacactagttatgtgaccacaccgtaactcgcccaataccgtgggcacggctattcgaatagcttttaactctgcagaggtgtgcaactttacccacaagtaggataccacactcgaacaccgtcgtgtcgatgtagatcccaacatagccattacccaccttagctaagcctgactagccatcacgggattcaccaaggggtcatcgacctaactctgaggtataaccggggtataagtcacactgagcataacccttctccttggtcacccgttgctctcagccctcctgatggctatcacaccaactagtgggatttatgctacgccgttgcccattcaacggtcgagtggtttgcacgatagtggagttaggtgagatgacacaccaactcggtccttagacacgacaagatgaatatctcccttccttgccctgccacattggcacgagcacaccaaatgacAAAtccacagaaatgccatccatcccgtctaaactttctttacaaaaacaccacatttatcccatcccacacgcacgcattttctttataaagtaaatcgtattatgagtaaaagtcctaagcgttctaaatatcgattaacgtccaagcaaaatcagacattaatctaggtggtcaaggaatggtcatcacaatcaaggggtggctatccaaccgtgttttcatgcaagcaaaacatgtgcaattttataaagcagacCATTGGGTTGAGTTTA
This portion of the Panicum virgatum strain AP13 chromosome 2N, P.virgatum_v5, whole genome shotgun sequence genome encodes:
- the LOC120658604 gene encoding 40S ribosomal protein S3a-like, with product MAVGKNKRISKGRKGGKKKIVDPFAKKDWYDIKAPSVFSVRNVGKTLVSRTQGTKIASEGLKHRVFEVSLADLQSDEDQAYRKIRLRAEDVQGRNVLTNFWGMDFTTDKLRSLVKKWQTLIEAHVDVKTTDNYMLRLFCIGFTKRRPNQVKRTCYAQASQIRQIRSKMVDIMSNQASTCDLKELVSKFIPEVIGKEIEKATSSIFPLQNVFIRKVKILKAPKFDLGKLMEVHGDYKEDVGTKLERPADTDEAMAGQEVAAAE
- the LOC120658555 gene encoding zinc finger protein ZAT9-like, producing the protein MDAVEMELAAVRHGCKVCGKSFSSGRSLGGHMRSHLSLGEAAAEGDAAEELARAAANGGRIPNGVVGYGLRENPRKTRRLSDFADEEKEEDGGGDGDGDDEHKACRECGKLFASWRSLFRHMRSHASGGRDRDEEEDVDMEEEFVPEAAEVEEAEVVVRAVEAPLLEPAAVTALAAAPRRRRRSMRVAAPPPARPPVPCGFDKEPEDVALCLLMLSRNTGVWSSPVKEERSDSAKKRAGLPRSGGAHNSDDASALLQHGDAKIKGRVPMGRKRSSPKLQREAMAPKRTRYECPGCGKVFSSYQALGGHRASHKRINTSCSAPKVAPAAAASLAPEPSTETYASFSTLSQSASPDSVATGFGKLDAQAAAEAAAEKFACPVCFRVFSSGQELSGHKRLHLMPAAGGELYAGEAEQDQEQHSAAGFLDLNFPPAPPEEA